The genomic window AGTGCTAGGTCCGTCAGTGTTGCCTTCCTTTCTTACCTCCAGGCAGCGTTGCCTGCCTGGCTTATCTCCAGCTTATTCTGGAGACCCCCATAAATTGCCGCTGGCAACGTCTCCTTGCTGGCTCCTGGGATGAATGAGCCCTGCCTTTGGATTCTCCAGGTAGCTTTGGTGACTCTTTTCCCTTACCTTGTACAGAGATCAGGCTGGGCGCCCCAAATGCCCATTGGACCCGTACTTCATCATGCCCGACAAATGCAAATGCGTGGACTTCCAGACCCTGAAGCTGCAGGAGCTGCCTGATGCAGTCCCCCACGGGGAGATGCCCAGACACATGCAGCTCTACTGCGACAGGTGAGGCAGACGGGCTGGGAGGTGGGCATCTACGACGGTGGATGTCCCAGCTGTGGCCCTAACCCGAGTGTTGGGAGTGGGTCATCTGGAGCAGGGTGAGTAGGGTGGAGAAGGTGGCCAGTTGcagagcacctgctctgtgcctaATGCTTCCATAAGTTCCTCTCATCTCGTCTTTCCATAATCTGCAGGGGCATGTcagccccattttgcagatgaggaaatgtaACTTGGAGAGATTAAATGACTTCCTGTGTGGAGGAGAGCCGGGCTTTCAGCCTATGTGCATTGCTTTCCAAAGTCTGTGTTCTTCTTAGGATAAGAGGCCCAGGATGCACAGCTAGATAACCAATAGCTGGCAAAGCCTCTTCCCAGCCTGACACCCCACCTCCTACcccaggctttctttttttttttgagacggagtctggctctgtagcccaggctggagtgcagtggcgcgatctcggctcactgcaagctccacctcctgggttaatgccattctccggcctcagcctcccgagtagctgggactacaggcgccctccaccatgcccagctaattttttgtattttttagtagagatgaggtttcaccttgttagccaggatggtctcgatctcctgacctcatgatccgcccgccttggcctcccagagtgcgtggattacaggcgtgagctactgcgcccagcgtACCCCAGGCTTTCTGTTAAGATCCTGCTGaacagccacggtggctcatgcctgtaatcccagcacttggagcggctgagacaggaggattgcttgaggccaggagttcaagaccagcctgggcaacatactgagaccctgtatctaaaaaaaaaaaatttattagctgggtgttggggcagacacctataatcccagctacttgggaggctgaggtgggagaatcacttgaccccagaaggttgaggttgcagtgagctgtgattacaccactccactctagcctgggtgacagagcgagaccctgtctcaaaaaggaaaacaaaaaagattctACTGAGGGGGAGAGGGTACTGAGCTTGGGCCCCTCATAGTAACCTGGGTGGAAGGTTTTGAGATCTTTGATTAGGGTTCTAACCTGGGCTTGCATATCCTGAAATTGCATGCAGATGTTCTGAGGAGAGCGGATCTGTAGCTTCTGTTAACTTCATTAGTGGCAACAGAGTATGTAGGGGTCAGGCTCTTGCTCCCTGGGCAAGTTATGTGACTTTGtcaagcttcagtttcctcatcagtaaaatggggataaggaCAGTCCTTAATCTCTCAGAGGGCTGCTTGAAAATGCATGTGGTGTTTAGCACAATTCCTTCATGCAGATTACGTAATCAGGATGTATGATTTTCCAAGCAGTTCATGAATCCTGAAAACTTACGAAGTGGGTATGGGAAGAGGGGAGTTGGAGGCTCATGGAGTGACGGTGATGGTCTTTTCTGGAGCTGTGATGCCTGATGGTATAAAGCACTTCTATGTCTGCTGCCTCACCTGACTCCACAACATGAGAGGCAGGCCACTTCGTCATCCCCCTAGGCTCAGAGGTGCAATGACTTCGTTGAGGTCACACAGCGACTAAGTGTCCCTCCACACCACCCTGTCTCTGACTGGGGGACTTGGAGACTTCCCTGTTTCAACATCTCATtttgaaaacaggaaatgaaaacCCAGAGGCAAAATGAGCTCACAGAGCCATGAAGAGGCAAAAAGGGCGAGTGGCCCCTCAAGGAGGCTGGGGGGCGTGAAGAGGAAGTCTTGCCCTGAGAGGCTAAAGGGCACCACACAGTGAGCTGACAGCAGACACGTGGAGATGGGGCTTTTGGAGGGCTCTGTGGGCTGGCACTAAGCCTCCTAAACCAGCGTACAAATGAGTTAGCGAGTTCAGCGAGAGTCAGGCCACCACCTGCCTTTCTGTTTGGCTGTCACTGTGGGCAACACCATCCTCCAAGCAGCTGAGCATGGGCTGAGTGACGTGGGGAGAGAGGCCGTTCTCTGGGCTCCGTGGGGCTGGAGCCAGCTCAGCATGTGGTGCCTGTGGCAAAAATGCTGCAGTGGACCCTGCGTGTCCTGGGCATGGGTGGAATCAGAGACTTGCTGTCCAAGTCAGAATCTcagcttttctcctttctcctctacCCTCCTCTCAGGTACCTGTGTGACAAGGTCGTCCCTGGGAACAGGGTTACCATCATGGGCATCTACTCCATCAAGAAGTTTGGCCTGACTACCAGCAGGGGCCGTGACAGGGTGGGCGTGGGCATCCGAAGCTCCTACATCCGTGTCCTGGGCATCCAGGTGGACACAGATGGCTCTGGTGAGTTGGCTTTGGGGTCCTGGCTTAGCCCTGCTAAAAGGCTGTGCTTGCATACTTCTGGTAACAGGCAGCTCGTTACTTCATGAGGTAGCCCAGGATGTCCTTGTGTTGCTCATATCATTAGAACgttcatttttatattaagtgATCCCTGGAACTTCCACACATTGGTCCTAGCTGTGGCTCCTGGGCTGAGGGTGTTTGCCTAAGTGCAGGATTAAGGCAGAAGGACTGAGGTCAAATCACTGGGGAATTACTGAAAGCCAAGTCTTCACTTCTGTGACAGGAAATACAAGAGAAGTGAAACGCAGGGTTCCAGGCAGGCAGCCGCCTAGTGTCTAGttggagaaataagaaaactgtGAGACCGCTGGGGACATGTGGGTAAAGTGGTGGCTGTTGTGGGTCACGCAGTTCCAAGGAGGTGCTAAAGGAGGTCTGAGAAGGAGGAGGTCGGGGCTGGGCCTTGGGGAAGGTTTTCTGGGAGGAGGTTAATCTGAGCTGGGCTTTGAAGAGTGGTGGATGTGGAAGAACTTCCAGGCGGGAGGGGATGGCAGGAGCAGGTGAAAACCCCGGCCTGGGCAAGGTACTGAGTGGCTGGAGGGCCGAGTGGGAGTCTAGGGGATGAGGGGCCAGGTGGTGTAAGAGGCCTTGAGTGCCGAGATGGGGAGCTCCTGCTTACACCTGAGGGCAGCAGGGGCCACTGAGGGTTTTCAGGTTTGTTTCAGCCCTCTGGCTGCAGTGAATTGATTCAGAGGGGTGGCTTCCCCAGGGCTCAGTCCATGGCCCACCCCACATTTACACAAACTACCTAGATTATTACAACTTTAAAACCACTGACAGGTAAGTAGCTCTCACATTTCCATTTCTAGCCTGGGCTTCTCCCCACGTTCCAGACTTTAATAACCAACTGCTGATTTGACATGTTCACTTACATATCTGAAAGGCATCTCGAACTTTACATGGCTGAAGCTAAGCTCCCCTTTCCCCACCCTCAGACTGGCTCCTCTCAGTCTTCCCATCTTCACCCTTTCAGTTGCTCAGACAAAAACCCCCAAGTCACCCTTGGTGCTCTTTTCTCTCATCCCCCACATCTAATCACTCAGGAACTCTGGCCAGCTCCACCTTTAAAACGTGTCCAGGATCTGACCACTTCTCATCCTCCCCACCTGCTCTGAGCCCTTGTCAGCCCTCCCTGGATCACCGTTGATCCTCCCCAGTGTTCGTCTCCACCTTGCCCTACCTTCTCTGTTCTGCAGCAGCCAGTGAGCGATGCTGTCATGACCAAGACACTATATCACTCCTCGGCTGAAAGGGGAGACCTTCCAGTGGTTTCCAAGGTCCTATGCCATCTGGCCCTCTGTTTGCTCAGAACCCTTCTCCCCACTTCCCCTCACCCTTTGGACCCTGGAACACACCAGGCCCATTCCTGAGGGCTTGAGAGCTGGGATCTCTGTTTACTCAGATAGGTTGTGCTGTCCTGGCCCTAAGGGCCCTAAGGGCTCTGCCTTCTGGGAGGTCCCTGAGCTGGTGCCAGGATGGGCAGTGGGCTGGAAGAGCTCCCTTGTACTCACTCATGCGCCTGCTTTGCCTACCAAGGCCGCAGCTTTGCTGGGGCCGTGAgcccccaggaggaggaggagttccGTCGCCTGGCTGCCCTCCCAAATGTCTATGAGGTCATCTCCAAGAGCATCGCCCCCTCCATCTTTGGGGGCACAGACATGAAGAAGGCCATTGCCTGCCTGCTCTTTGGGGGCTCCCGAAAGAGGTAGGGGCTTGAGTTCCCTTGGGTTTGGGGAGGCGGCTGATGATGGGGCTCACAGTAGGATAATTACTGGATAATCAGGACTGGGCACTCTTTTTTGTATTTCCTGGGCCCCTCAGTCTGCCAGGCACCTTTGCCAGCCCCCAAGCTTGCCATCAGCTGGCTAGTGGCTGATCTGCGCACCTGTCTCAGCGATGCCCTGACCCTGGCAAGGGGGAGACTGGGGGCCTGGCAAGTGCAGTGGGAGAGCACTGAGCTTAGGGTCGTGTAGGTACCAGGACTTAAATCTCAGCACTGAGCTTGGGGTCAGTAGCAGGGATATTATTAGCAGCTGCCATTTACTGTGTTCTTCCTATGCACagccattctttgttttttttttttgagacagtctcactctgttgcccaggctggagtgcagtggtgtgatctcggctcactgcaagctccgcctcttgggttcacaccattctcctgcctcagcctcccgagtagctgggactacaggcgcctgccaccatgcccagctaattttttttgtatttttagtagagacagggtttcaccgtgttagccaggatggtctcgatctcctgacctcgtgatccgcccgcctcggcctcccaaagtgctgggattacaggcgtgagccaccgcacccggccgcacAGGCAttcttctaagtgctttatgtgtcTGAAGCCCAGTCATTCCTCACAGTAACCTGTTAACGCAGCTGttgtgcccattttatagatgagggaatTGAGGCATAGAGAGTTAAAGGGACTTGCTCCCCAGCACATGCAGGGGAGCCAGGAGCCTGCTGTCATGGTGCTTGTTCTGCCGCACCGTGCACAGCCCACAGGCAGCtctctgtccttttctttcaAGCTGGGAGGAACGTTGCTCAGATGCTGGGTGTACCCGAGCACAGCCATAAGAGCCATTTCCTTTAACCCTCCTCTTCTGGGAGGCAAGCTCTGTCCTCATTGCTAGGCAAGACCTACCATGGTTTGGGAACTACAGAGCTGGGTAGGAACATGGGTCTCAGGCCACAGCCACTACCTTCTTACCAACTCTGAGGCCCATGATAGTTGGGGGAGTCAACTGCCAGCCCACCAATCTGGTGACTGGATGTCACATGCGATGCCCTCATGGATTCTCACCTTGTCCATCTACCCTTCGTCCCCCAGGCTCCCTGATGGACTTACTCGCCGAGGAGACATCAACCTGCTGATGCTAGGGGACCCTGGGACAGCCAAGTCCCAGCTTCTGAAGTTTGTGGAGAAGTGTTCTCCCATTGGGGTGAGTGGCCTGGGATACCTTTGCCACCTTGGCTTGCAGGGAGGAAGGCTGCAGGGCAGGGCCTCTGGGTCCTCAGGACACCTGTGGTGGGCTGGCTCACCCGgaatctcttcctcctttctcttggctGCGGTCAGGATGGCCgaggagatgggaggaagaagggagccAACAGGTGTATGTAGGTTTGGGGCAGGGGGCGAGTACACTGTACTGAGAGTCAGGATGGGGTTTGGGTCTCACCCTGGCCAGAAATTGGCTGTGGGCTTTGAGTAAGTCACCCAATCTCCCTGAGCGTCAGTTTATCCATTTGCTAAATAATGATATTGTTATCATTAATAGCtaaaatctggctgggcatggtggttcatccctgtaataccagcgctttgggaggccgaggtgggcggattgcttgagctcaggagtttgagaccagcctggacaacatggtgaaaccctgtctttaccaaaaatacaaaataactagccaggcgtgatatgcacctgtggtcccagctgcttgggaggctgaggtgggaggatcacttaagcccagaacggggaggttgcagtgagccaagattgtgccactgcactccagcctgggtgacagagtgagaccatgtttcaaataataataataaataataataataataataatagctaaaatgaaGGGCCAGACACTGCTTGAAGTACTTTGCATATATTTACTTAGTCTTCACCTCAACTGTGTGGCAGGTACTATTACCCCTGTGTTAGGGGTGAGAAAACTCAGGTACAGAATGGGTAAGTGTCTTGGCCCAGGTCTCACTGCTGGTAAGCATTAGAGCAGGATGTGATTGAACCCAAGTGTCTGATGAGCTGGGTCCTCTGCTGCGTTGTTGAATGGGTCTGCGGGGATCAGAGCCAGAGAAGGTCTGACATGATCCGAGTGGCGGGGTTGTATAGGGCGAGATGGTGGTCTTTGGATAGATAGGAAGTGTGCCAAATTTGCCACACTGGCACTGTCCAGTAGAAAtagtgaactgcacatgcgaccCATGTATGTCTTCTCAGATTGTCTAACAGCCAcattaaaaagtagctgggtgcggttgtgtgcatacctgtagtcccagctacttgggaggctgaggtgggaggatcacttgagcccaggagtttgagaccagcttgggcaacatagcaagaccccgtttcaatttaaaaggaagaaggggaaagaaaaaaggaaaaacaggtgaAGTTACTTCTGTTTAACTCGCTATATCTAAAATCTCATTTCAACATGTTGTTTGATATGTAGATTATTGAGATACTTTACATTCTTAGGAGCTCTGAGTCTTTGAAATCGTGCGTATTTTGCACGATTAAGGACATCTCAGTTAGGACTTTCCCAATTTCAGGGGCTCTATGGCAGTATGTGGCGTGTAGGTCTATATAGAGACGACAAGGGACTCACGATGGGGGCAGGCTTTCCCTGGGAGTCAGGAGTCCTCATCCTAGCCCTGAGGCTAACTcctcttctctgggcctcagtttgctcatctgtgagTTGGGCCTCACAAGACTGTGTCACAGGGCTGTGGTGAGGCTTAGGTGAGCCATGGATGTGATGCCCTCAGCGGGGAGAACATCTGGGCACACCGAGGCCCAGGGCAGCATCCCCTTCCAGAGGGAGACGCACTGAGTTGGAGCCTTGAGTCCTATTCTGTACCCTGCAGCCAGCTttgatgtgtgaccttgggcaaatcacaaCCTCAGTGGGTCTTTTTGTCTTATGGGGGTCAAAGCATGGAGTTGTTATTGGGCCCTGACACCACCCCACTGCCCCAGGTATACACGTCTGGGAAAGGCAGCAGCGCAGCTGGACTGACAGCCTCGGTGATGAGGGACCCTTCGTCCCGGAATTTCATCATGGAGGGCGGAGCCATGGTCCTGGCCGATGGTGGGGTCGTCTGTATTGACGAGTTTGACAAGGTGAGTCTGATGAGGTGGGTAGTAGCCAAAAGGTGGGTGGCACCAGGGTATGTGACTTCCTGTGCTCAGCCAGCAGAAATCACCTCTGACTTGGGAGACATGTTTTCAATCCCTGGGCCGGTCACTCTAGTAACTGTGGGAAGCTGCTTAACCTCTTCAAGCCTCAGTTCCCATATCTGAAGAGTGGGGAGAAGAAAGGCAAGCCCACACAGTTGTTCCCATGATTAGAGGTGACCTGGTTGCTGCCATTGGCCTTGCGTGGAGCTGGTATTCAGGAGTGAGGGCTGCTGTTAGTTTTCCTGTTTCTACTGCTCCCTGCTCCCTCACTTCAGTAGGTCTGATGAtatttctctcttccccactTAGATGCGAGAAGATGACCGTGTGGCAATCCACGAAGCCATGGAGCAGCAGACCATCTCTATCGCCAAGGTGAGTGGCCCTCCATGGAGAGCCCAGCCTGCAGCAGCCCAGCGTGGCCCAACCGTCCTCAGGCTGCCCTGATTGGGACCAAGTTCTCTTTGCCCAGGCCtagaatctgtgtgtgtgtgtgtgtgtgtgtgtgtgtgtgtgtgtgtgtgtgtgtgtgtgtgtgtgtgtaaacgtGTATATAAGAAGGCATCTTTGCCATCTCCTCCCCCTTTTCGTCGTCTGTCGCCTGTTAGGCTGGGATCACCACCACCCTGAACTCCCGCTGCTCCGTCCTGGCTGCTGCCAACTCAGTGTTCGGCCGCTGGGATGAGACGAAGGGGGAGGACAACATTGACTTCATGCCCACCATCTTGTCGCGCTTCGACATGATCTTCATCGTCAAGGATGAGCACAATGAGGAGAGGGATGTGGTACGTCCAGGGGCAGGGCTGGTGGCCATGGGACCTGCCTCCAGGCAGGCTTGTGATTGTGTGGGAAGGAGAATGGAGAACAAGGGCCTTGGCTGGCAAAGTCCTGACTGTCAGGCTGTGAAATTGGGGAGCACGTGAGAGGGCGGTTGTTGTGGACTGCAGAGGATTGAAGCAGGGTCTGGAGTCCTGTGGCCTGCTCTGCCTCTGCCGTGAGTGATAAGCTGTGTGATTTGGGCTAAATCAGtttctccctgggcctcagtcccTTATATATGAAACAGAGGAGTTGACATTGGGTTATGAGTAATAGAACCTCAGTTCTGGTTagtaaatttttcaaagaaaaaaacatagtggTTTATAGAATTGGTAAGTCCGGCGGCTTAAGGCCCAGGTAGATCTGGATTCTCAAACAACTGTCTCTGCCTTTCTGTTCTGCTTCCCTTGGTGGAATCTTTGTACTTGGGCAGCTGTTCCTCTTGTGGTGGCAAAGACAAAATAAGATTTTGTCCTGTTAGCTTGTAGCTTAACAGCCCCCAGGAAAGAGGAGGCCCCGTCTTTTCCAGTACTTCTATCAAAAGTCCCAGGATAGACTCCTATTGGCTTGGGTAGATCCTATGTCCATGCCCAAGTTGGGGTGGACAAGATACATGCCCCAAGTCGGGGTGGACAAGCTGAACCCACCCCTTTATGGACCAGGGCAGAGGAGCAAGGAGCATTAAGTTCTCTCTAAAGGAGAATCCAGATGCTCCCATCAGAACGAGGGCCTGGTGCTGAGCAAACAGGCTGAGCACGCCTGAGATCTCAGCACCCTTTCCGGCTCCTTGATGCCAGGGCCCCATCAGCTCTTTCTGGCTGTTCCACCTCAGTGCTGGGACTCAGGCTTGGGACGGCCTGTGGGATGACCCATTATCCCCTCTGCTCTCCAGATGCTGGCCAAGCATGTCATCACTCTGCACGTGAGCGCACTGACACAGACACAGGCTGTGGAGGGCGAGATTGACCTGGCCAAGCTGAAGAAGTTTATTGCCTACTGCCGAGTGTGAGTCCTGGACGCAGGCCCACGGGGGTGAGGTTGCCCAGCTTCCCTGGGTGGGAGAGAACCCAGTCCCCTGGTCCTGCTCCTCCTCATGAAGAACAGCCCAGATGTTGCTGTTCTGAGGTTCTCAGCTCTACTGAATCTGCTCTGCTCCCTTCTAACCTTGCGTAGCTCACTGGCTCTTGGCTTCAGTTTTCCCACCTCCACACCAAGGAGGTGGGATTTAGATGGTCTTGAAGACCTCCTCGAGTCTGACATGCAGGGAGGCAGTGAAGTGTAGACATGGTAGACATGGGCTCTGGGTCATACCTGCCTTCACtctatgactttgggcaagttggttggcctctctgagccttgatttcccCAGGCCTATCGATGTTTGCTAGGATTTTTGTAAGGATTGCACAAGATGATGAGTAAGTGCTTGGCATAGCCCTGCCCTGGGTAAATACTCAGTGAGTCGCAGCTGCAATTTGATTGTTCTCACAgattttcaataataataattatatacatagtactggctggttgcagtggctcacgctgtaatcccagcactttgggaggcggaggcaggtggatcacttgaggtcaggagtgcgagaccagcctggccaacgtggcgaaaccccatgtctactaaaaatacaaaaattagccgggtgtggtggtgcacacctatagtcccagctactcaggaggctgaggcaggagaattgcttgaacccaggaggcagagattgcagtgagctgagatcgtgccattgcacttcagcctgggcaacagagtgagactctgtctcaaaaaaaaaaaatatatatatatgtgtacacacacacacacacacacacactcactcttaCACACTACTTtctttgtgccaggcattctgAATTACTATTCAGTATTTTCTATATGAATAAATTATAACCCTCCCCCAAAACCTACCAGGTAAGGTGTGCTATTATTCCCTTCCCTTTatggatggggaagctgaggcaaaggaagttaagtaacttgcccaaggtcacatgccAGAGGTAGTGGAGCCAGGATGTGAACCCAGCTGCTTGCCTCCAGAGGCTGTGCTCTTAACCACAGTGCTTCGATTCTTGTCGTACAGCGCTTTGGTGATCTTTTGAAGGAGCTAAAACCCAGGGGTTGAGGGCTCTTTGAATGCACTACCAGTGGGGGGCTGGTGGGTCCCTGATTCAGCACCTCTGCCAGGGTGAGTGGGTAGTCCCTGGGTCTTCATCCAAGTCTGAGCTCTGTGTGGCCCAGTCTTGAGAGGCTTGGGCCCACAGCTGTGAGTCAGGGAGCCCTGG from Homo sapiens chromosome 22, GRCh38.p14 Primary Assembly includes these protein-coding regions:
- the MCM5 gene encoding DNA replication licensing factor MCM5 isoform X1, encoding MSGFDDPGIFYSDSFGGDAQADEGQARKSQLQRRFKEFLRQYRVGTDRTGFTFKYRDELKRHYNLGEYWIEVEMEDLASFDEDLADYLYKQPAEHLQLLEEAAKEVADEVTRPRPSGEEVLQDIQVMLKSDASPSSIRSLKSDMMSHLVKIPGIIIAASAVRAKATRISIQCRSCRNTLTNIAMRPGLEGYALPRKCNTDQAGRPKCPLDPYFIMPDKCKCVDFQTLKLQELPDAVPHGEMPRHMQLYCDRYLCDKVVPGNRVTIMGIYSIKKFGLTTSRGRDRVGVGIRSSYIRVLGIQVDTDGSGRSFAGAVSPQEEEEFRRLAALPNVYEVISKSIAPSIFGGTDMKKAIACLLFGGSRKRLPDGLTRRGDINLLMLGDPGTAKSQLLKFVEKCSPIGVYTSGKGSSAAGLTASVMRDPSSRNFIMEGGAMVLADGGVVCIDEFDKMREDDRVAIHEAMEQQTISIAKAGITTTLNSRCSVLAAANSVFGRWDETKGEDNIDFMPTILSRFDMIFIVKDEHNEERDVMLAKHVITLHVSALTQTQAVEGEIDLAKLKKFIAYCRVKCGPRLSAEAAEKLKNRYIIMRSGARQHERDSDRRSSIPITVRQLEAIVRIAEALSKMKLQPFATEADVEEALRLFQVSTLDAALSGTLSGVEGFTSQEDQEMLSRIEKQLKRRFAIGSQVSEHSIIKDFTKQLSLLSGQAKASETETDRDRDERQTELETAIE
- the MCM5 gene encoding DNA replication licensing factor MCM5, translated to MSGFDDPGIFYSDSFGGDAQADEGQARKSQLQRRFKEFLRQYRVGTDRTGFTFKYRDELKRHYNLGEYWIEVEMEDLASFDEDLADYLYKQPAEHLQLLEEAAKEVADEVTRPRPSGEEVLQDIQVMLKSDASPSSIRSLKSDMMSHLVKIPGIIIAASAVRAKATRISIQCRSCRNTLTNIAMRPGLEGYALPRKCNTDQAGRPKCPLDPYFIMPDKCKCVDFQTLKLQELPDAVPHGEMPRHMQLYCDRYLCDKVVPGNRVTIMGIYSIKKFGLTTSRGRDRVGVGIRSSYIRVLGIQVDTDGSGRSFAGAVSPQEEEEFRRLAALPNVYEVISKSIAPSIFGGTDMKKAIACLLFGGSRKRLPDGLTRRGDINLLMLGDPGTAKSQLLKFVEKCSPIGVYTSGKGSSAAGLTASVMRDPSSRNFIMEGGAMVLADGGVVCIDEFDKMREDDRVAIHEAMEQQTISIAKAGITTTLNSRCSVLAAANSVFGRWDETKGEDNIDFMPTILSRFDMIFIVKDEHNEERDVMLAKHVITLHVSALTQTQAVEGEIDLAKLKKFIAYCRVKCGPRLSAEAAEKLKNRYIIMRSGARQHERDSDRRSSIPITVRQLEAIVRIAEALSKMKLQPFATEADVEEALRLFQVSTLDAALSGTLSGVEGFTSQEDQEMLSRIEKQLKRRFAIGSQVSEHSIIKDFTKQKYPEHAIHKVLQLMLRRGEIQHRMQRKVLYRLK